One genomic segment of Hordeum vulgare subsp. vulgare chromosome 2H, MorexV3_pseudomolecules_assembly, whole genome shotgun sequence includes these proteins:
- the LOC123430119 gene encoding uncharacterized protein LOC123430119: MAAEQPMPPSSAEIKIRMQMGVMSPTKLRMQLLGMGSSHGYGGAQQVAAVQARRRRPPQEQPPAPVARPRLLLRVPQGPLRLFFVPLALQRKPRQVRCPLYQRRQLLVPHGGAGGSGRARAILPAAGVVQAEWRALQPHLLQEGRGLRARPHRRRQRLRARRAGVCASAAFRCQEG; the protein is encoded by the exons ATGGCAGCGGAGCAGCCAATGCCTCCCTCCTCCGCGGAAATCAAG ATTCGGATGCAGATGGGGGTCATGTCTCCGACGAAGCTGAGGATGCAGTTGCTCGGGATGGGATCCTCCCACGGCTACGGAGGCGCCCAGCAAGTCGCCGCCGTCCAGGCTCGACGTCGACGACCACCCCAAGAACAGCCTCCTGCCCCAGTAGCCCGACCAAGGCTCCTCCTCAGAGTACCCCAAGGACCGCTCCGACTCTTCTTCGTCCCGCTCGCGCTCCAGCGGAAGCCACGGCAGGTCCGCTGCCCACTCTACCAACGGCGGCAGCTTCTAGTTCCGCATGGAGGAGCGGGCGGCAGTGGCCGGGCTCGGGCCATTCTTCCGGCAGCAGGTGTCGTCCAAGCGGAATGGCGTGCACTCCAACCCCATCTTCTCCAGGAAGGCCGCGGCCTCCGTGCACGGCCACACCGGCGTCGGCAGAGGCTGCGTGCGCGTCGTGCCGGAGTGTGCGCCTCCGCCGCCTTCAGATGCCAAGAAGGCTGA
- the LOC123427432 gene encoding uncharacterized protein LOC123427432, which translates to PAGQQGASRHQAPHAGGRSVVVDVDDGRRHGDDPDRQLGAVEERHPGRRCDAVAEPALLGAGLTVRVGAGAAAGQDEHRVLGQQGGSLPQLAQEERRRRRPSQEGGVRSLSHGMGRVQEVQARIKISEEGGEDSGVGELSEIEIRSQDEACRGAGRPNEGAGKEQPDQEAVHVELQGGGEAGEGRSEAEPAGSPAGPSGAAHPEDRPRAVPVPVLQLVPQLKMKQNSDGLSSAA; encoded by the exons CCGGCCGGCCAGCAAGGAGCGTCGCGACACCAAGCTCCGCACGCAGGTGGGCGctccgtcgtcgtcgatgtcgatGATGGACGTCGGCACGGAGATGACCCCGATCGCCAGCTAGGAGCAGTCGAGGAGCGGCACCCCGGCCGGCGTTGCGACGCCGTCGCTGAGCCCGCTCTGCTCGGTGCCGGCCTCACCGTCCGCGTCGGAGCGGGAGCTGCAGCTGGGCAAGATGAGCATCGCGTCCTGGGCCAGCAAGGAGGATCGCTTCCGCAACTCGCCCAAGAAGAGCGCCGACGAAGAAGACCGAGCCAAGAAGGCGGAGTTCGAAGCTTGAGTCACGGCATGGGCAGAGTCCAAGAAGTGCAAGCTCGCATCAAG ATATCAGAGGAAGGAGGTGAGGATTCAGGAGTGGGAGAACTGTCAGAAATCGAAATTCGAAGCCAAGATGAGGCATGCAGAG GTGCAGGCCGACCAAATGAAGGCGCGGGCAAAGAACAGCCTGACCAAGAGGCTGTCCACGTTGAGCTACAAGGTGGAGGGGAAGCAGGCGAGGGTCGAAGCGAGGCGGAACCGGCGGGCAGTCCGGCTGGCCCGTCAGGTGCAGCGCATCCGGAAGACCGGCCGCGTGCCGTCCCGGTTCCGGTGCTGCAGCTGGTTCCTCAGTTGAAAATGAAACAAAATTCAGATGGCCTCTCAAGTGCAGCATGA
- the LOC123426358 gene encoding uncharacterized protein LOC123426358 has protein sequence MGKKGKRRGVAAATGAPEEAAQREAPAAASDPATLRRSRRRGGDARAAQEASATLHALDPAVEGKGATDREKNPKLNKRKKNKRKQSPCAAASGADAAATGKSGDDCTDGEGVLGDSEVSKKRKRNKKIMQDPSSSAVSDDNAIVEANKSGIGCKNVEDVPGDDEASRRPRNEEDLGFSAVNNEEQYVPKGKKPKRRKRNKNKHEPSFPAVVDAAVVVGKSENDSTGGKGVPGVAEISTNPRNGEGQDSPEVNIVEETLVRNKPEPGKWEKIKQGRSPAAVSDDGAVEAEKSGNVCTDGDDALGDAQVNMSTLEVPYRPEVNMAKKVTREKKKRKPKKRKNNKQGPPSVVLDTGAVVAAESGNRCMSGDGARQDGEDSISPRIGEDPNRPGVNIGEKGVPQMKKNKLNKWKKKNQEQSPSTLLDAGDVVPDKSGRGSTNVEAASRGADVTMSPRNGEGQNCPAVNIVEKETLERKKPEPRKWKKNKPGQSPAAVSDDGAVEAEKSGNVCTDGDDALGDAQVSMSTVEDPYCPEVNMAKKGTREKKKRKPKKRKNKKEGSPSVVLDTGAVVAAESGNSFMNGDGAPQDGEASISPKNGEDPNRPGVNIAEKGVPQMKKNKLNKWKRKNQEQPPSTLLDACDVVPDKSGRGSTNVEAPSRGADVTTSPSPGEGPKYPNVNITEHLVEENKVNKDYSQEPKLKKQKYEQDQSPSAIPDTGAIVIDKIEKGYIEGEGGEGLPGDTEINMSPRNGKGPDCPEVNIAENSVEGKNGNNDNSQKPKQKKRRRKKRAQVAVTEAPAVGDVSSDERKDVCRTGTVKVTGSMGYSICESEVTAKNVVQDKYSPGGSLVRFQRKKLLILDLNGLLADITPVHSNSPDCRLAHAKVRGKYVFIRPYYDDFLRFCFQNFELGVWSSRMKVNVDAVVDILMKDLRQHLLFCWDLSHCTTTKCNTLENRYKPLVLKELKKLWNKEDPDLPWEQGEFSPSNTLLVDDSPYKALCNPPHTAIFPQPYSYHNRRDNSLGPGGDIRVYLENLAAADDVQHYVQEHPFGQSFITESDPNWDFYAKIRDRMDKRKEYAT, from the exons ATGGGGAAGAAGGGCAAGCGGCGGGGCGTGGCCGCCGCTACGGGTGCGCCGGAGGAGGCTGCCCAGCGGGAGGCTCCCGCGGCCGCTTCTGATCCAGCCACGCTGAGGAGGAGCAGGCGACGGGGCGGCGACGCCAGGGCCGCGCAGGAGGCCTCCGCCACCCTTCACGCACTGGATCCCGCCGTTGAAG GGAAGGGCGCAACGGACAGGGAAAAGAATCCTAAGCTCAACAaacggaagaagaataagaggaagcaATCTCCCTGTGCTGCTGCATCGGGTGCTGATGCTGCCGCCACGGGTAAATCAGGTGATGACTGCACTGATGGCGAAGGTGTTCTAGGAGACTCTGAGGTtagcaagaaaagaaaaaggaataagaAGATTATGCAGGATCCATCCTCTTCTGCCGTGTCTGATGACAATGCTATTGTTGAGGCAAACAAATCCGGAATTGGCTGCAAAAATGTGGAAGATGTACCAGGAGATGATGAAGCAAGTAGGCGTCCCAGAAATGAAGAGGATCTTGGCTTTTCTGCTGTAAACAATGAAGAACAGTATGTACCGAAGGGTAAGAAGCCCAAGCGAAGGAAACGGAATAAGAACAAGCATGAACCATCCTTTCCTGCTGTAGTGGATGCCGCCGTTGTGGTTGGTAAATCTGAAAATGACAGCACAGGTGGGAAGGGCGTTCCAGGAGTTGCTGAAATTAGTACGAATCCCAGAAATGGAGAGGGTCAAGACAGTCCCGAGGTTAACATTGTGGAGGAGACACTTGTGAGGAACAAGCCTGAACCCGGAAAATGGGAGAAGATTAAGCAGGGGCGATCCCCTGCTGCTGTGTCTGATGATGGTGCTGTTGAGGCAGAGAAATCTGGAAATGTCTGCACAGATGGGGATGATGCTTTGGGAGATGCTCAAGTTAATATGAGCACATTGGAGGTTCCATACCGTCCAGAGGTTAACATGGCAAAGAAGGTGACACGGGAGAAGAAGAAACGTAAGCCCAAGAAACGAAAAAATAATAAGCAAGGACCCCCTTCTGTTGTACTTGATACTGGTGCTGTTGTGGCAGCTGAATCTGGAAATAGATGTATGAGTGGTGATGGTGCACGACAGGATGGTGAAGATAGTATTAGCCCTAGAATTGGAGAGGACCCAAACCGTCCTGGGGTAAACATTGGAGAAAAGGGGGTACCgcagatgaagaagaataagctcaacaaatggaagaagaagaaccagGAGCAATCCCCTTCTACCTTGTTGGATGCCGGTGATGTTGTGCCAGATAAATCAGGACGTGGCAGCACAAATGTGGAAGCTGCATCCAGAGGTGCTGATGTTACTATGAGTCCCAGAAATGGAGAGGGTCAAAACTGTCCCGCGGTAAACATTGTGGAGAAGGAGACactggagaggaagaagcctgAACCCAGAAAATGGAAGAAGAATAAGCCGGGGCAATCCCCTGCTGCTGTGTCTGATGATGGTGCTGTTGAGGCAGAGAAATCTGGAAATGTCTGCACAGATGGGGATGATGCTTTGGGAGATGCTCAAGTTAGTATGAGCACAGTAGAGGATCCATACTGTCCAGAGGTTAACATGGCAAAGAAGGGGACACGGGAGAAGAAGAAGCGTAAGCCCAAGAaacgaaaaaataaaaaggaaggaTCCCCTTCTGTTGTACTTGATACTGGTGCTGTTGTGGCAGCTGAATCTGGAAATAGCTTTATGAATGGTGATGGTGCACCACAGGATGGTGAAGCTAGTATTAGCCCTAAAAATGGAGAGGATCCAAACCGTCCTGGAGTAAACATTGCAGAGAAGGGGGTACCacagatgaagaagaataagctcAACAAATGGAAGAGGAAGAACCAGGAGCAACCCCCTTCTACCTTGTTGGATGCATGTGATGTTGTGCCAGATAAATCAGGACGTGGCAGCACAAATGTGGAAGCTCCATCCAGAGGTGCTGATGTTACTACGAGTCCCAGTCCTGGAGAGGGTCCAAAATATCCCAATGTAAACATAACTGAGCATTTGGTGGAGGAAaataaagtgaataaagattactcTCAGGAACCTAAGCTCAAAAAACAGAAGTATGAGCAAGATCAATCCCCTTCTGCTATACCAGACACCGGTGCTATTGTGATAGATAAAATTGAGAAGGGCTACATagaaggggaaggaggggaaGGTCTACCAGGAGACACTGAAATCAATATGAGTCCCAGAAATGGCAAGGGACCAGATTGTCCTGAGGTAAACATAGCTGAAAATTCGGTGGAGGGAAAGAATGGGAATAACGACAACTCTCAGAAGCCTAAGCAGAAGAaacggagaaggaagaagagggcTCAAGTAGCTGTTACTGAGGCACCTGCGGTGGGTGATGTCAGCTCAGATGAAAGGAAGGATGTGTGTAGGACAGGTACCGTGAAGGTTACAGGAAGTATGGGATACTCAATATGTGAATCTGAGGTTACTGCAAAAAATGTTGTCCAGGACAAGTACTCACCAGGAGGATCGCTTGTAAGGTTTCAGAGGAAAAAACTTCTTATTCTTGATCTTAATGGTCTGCTTGCGGATATCACTCCAGTCCACAGTAACTCTCCCGACTGTCGCTTAGCACATGCAAAAGTTCGAGGCAAATATG TCTTCATAAGACCATACTATGACGATTTTCTGAGATTTTGCTTCCAGAACTTTGAGCTAGGTGTATGGTCGTCGAGAATGAA AGTAAATGTGGATGCTGTTGTCGATATCCTTATGAAAGATCTCAGGCAACACTTGCTATTCTGCTGG GATTTATCTCACTGCACTACTACCAAGTGTAATACTCTTGAAAATCGATACAAACCCTTAGTATTGAAGGAACTAAAGAAACTGTGGAATAAAGAGGACCCTGATCTTCCATGGGAGCAAGGGGAATTTTCACCTTCGAATACTTTGCTTGTGGATGATTCCCCTTACAAGGCTCTGTGCAATCCG CCACACACTGCCATTTTCCCACAACCCTACAGCTACCATAACAGGAGGGATAATTCATTGG GACCAGGTGGAGATATTCGTGTGTATCTAGAGAACCTAGCTGCTGCAGATGATGTTCAGCATTATGTTCAggagcacccttttggtcaatcTTTCATTACTGAGAGTGATCCGAATTGGGATTTCTATGCAAAAATACGCGACAGAATGGATAAGCGGAAGGAGTATGCCACTTGA